A region of Mycolicibacterium brumae DNA encodes the following proteins:
- a CDS encoding threonine ammonia-lyase, with protein sequence MGAAPGRGALAAVSAAATDGRPVVTASAGNHGLGTAFAATRLGARACVVVPENASSAKVEALRGYDIDLRLIGDSYDAAEAAAVAIAADTGARFVSAYSDPDVIAGQATIVGEITDLLSEPLRIVVPVGGGGLASGVALAAPDRVPVVGVESAQSRAVSASMAAGQVVEVHVGPTIADGLAGNISADAMTPAILRSAGVPVLAAAEDDIRAAVCELALRHGVVAEGSGAAGVAAARAGDIPADLPTVFVVTGRNIAAETLTELLTK encoded by the coding sequence CTGGGCGCGGCGCCTGGGCGCGGCGCGCTGGCCGCGGTGTCGGCGGCGGCCACCGACGGGCGGCCGGTGGTGACCGCATCGGCCGGAAACCACGGTCTGGGCACCGCGTTCGCGGCCACCCGGCTGGGCGCCCGGGCCTGCGTGGTGGTCCCGGAGAACGCCTCATCGGCCAAAGTGGAGGCGCTGCGCGGCTACGACATCGACCTACGGCTGATCGGCGACAGCTACGACGCGGCCGAAGCCGCCGCGGTGGCGATCGCCGCGGACACCGGCGCCCGCTTCGTCTCGGCGTACTCCGACCCGGACGTCATCGCCGGGCAGGCCACCATTGTCGGCGAGATCACCGATCTGCTGTCCGAACCGCTGCGGATCGTCGTTCCGGTCGGCGGCGGCGGGCTCGCCTCCGGCGTCGCGCTGGCGGCGCCGGACCGGGTGCCCGTCGTCGGCGTGGAATCGGCCCAGTCCCGGGCGGTGTCGGCGTCGATGGCCGCTGGACAGGTAGTGGAGGTCCACGTCGGGCCCACCATCGCCGACGGTCTGGCGGGCAACATCTCCGCCGACGCGATGACCCCGGCGATCCTGCGGTCGGCCGGCGTGCCTGTGCTGGCCGCTGCCGAGGACGACATCAGGGCGGCCGTCTGCGAATTGGCGTTGCGGCACGGCGTGGTCGCCGAGGGCTCCGGCGCGGCAGGTGTCGCGGCGGCCCGCGCCGGTGACATTCCCGCCGATCTGCCCACGGTGTTCGTGGTGACCGGGCGCAATATCGCCGCCGAGACCCTGACAGAGTTGCTGACGAAATAG
- a CDS encoding quinone-dependent dihydroorotate dehydrogenase: MYELLRSAMFAVPPERIHTVVFGALRAATATAPARARLARWLGPTDPILASEVFGVRFPGPLGLAAGFDKDGHGLNAWGALGFGYAEIGTVTADAQPGNPSPRLFRLPDDRALLNRMGFNNHGAGELAVRLARHRAEVPIGVNIGKTKATPPEHAVEDYRTSARLLGPLASYLVVNVSSPNTPGLRDLQAVESLRPILAGVLEEVDHARTPVLVKIAPDLSDDDVLAVADLAAELGLAGIVATNTTISRAGLATPGVAELGAGGISGPPVAKRSLEVLRLLHARVGGRLTLISVGGVETADQAWERITAGAALLQGYTGFIYGGGLWAKRIHDGVAARLRAGGFASLSEAVGSAAR, from the coding sequence ATGTACGAATTGCTGCGCTCGGCGATGTTCGCCGTCCCGCCGGAGCGGATCCACACCGTGGTGTTCGGCGCGTTGCGGGCCGCGACCGCGACCGCCCCGGCCCGCGCCCGGCTGGCCCGATGGCTGGGGCCGACCGACCCCATCCTGGCCAGCGAGGTCTTCGGTGTCCGGTTCCCCGGACCGCTGGGCCTGGCCGCCGGTTTCGACAAGGACGGTCACGGCCTGAACGCTTGGGGCGCATTGGGTTTCGGTTACGCCGAGATCGGCACCGTCACCGCCGACGCGCAGCCGGGAAACCCGTCGCCGCGGCTGTTCCGGCTGCCGGATGATCGGGCGCTGCTGAACCGGATGGGGTTCAACAATCACGGCGCCGGGGAACTGGCCGTCCGATTGGCCCGGCACCGCGCCGAGGTGCCGATCGGGGTGAATATCGGCAAGACCAAGGCGACCCCGCCGGAGCACGCGGTCGAGGACTACCGGACCAGCGCCCGGCTGCTCGGGCCGCTGGCGTCGTATCTGGTGGTCAACGTCAGTTCGCCGAACACCCCCGGGCTGCGCGATCTGCAGGCCGTCGAATCGCTGCGGCCGATTCTGGCCGGGGTCCTCGAGGAGGTCGACCACGCGCGCACCCCCGTGCTGGTGAAGATCGCGCCGGATTTGTCCGACGACGATGTGCTGGCGGTCGCGGATCTGGCCGCCGAGCTCGGGCTGGCCGGGATCGTCGCCACCAACACCACCATCTCCCGCGCCGGACTGGCCACCCCGGGGGTGGCCGAGCTGGGCGCCGGCGGGATTTCCGGGCCGCCGGTGGCGAAGCGTTCGCTGGAGGTGCTGCGGCTGCTGCACGCCCGGGTGGGTGGGCGGTTGACGCTGATCAGTGTGGGCGGTGTCGAGACCGCCGATCAGGCCTGGGAGCGGATCACCGCCGGGGCGGCGCTGCTGCAGGGCTACACCGGGTTCATCTACGGCGGCGGGTTGTGGGCCAAGCGCATTCACGACGGCGTCGCCGCCCGGTTGCGCGCGGGCGGGTTCGCCAGCCTCAGCGAGGCCGTGGGCTCGGCGGCGCGATGA
- a CDS encoding DUF5703 family protein gives MPEAWQADLSDDYEWVPLRLPPDVTRLTASIRLSIEAQYRGWELTKVRLYTDGSRRVLLRRKKIRPNPLADQVVGL, from the coding sequence ATGCCGGAGGCCTGGCAGGCGGACCTCTCCGATGACTACGAGTGGGTTCCGCTGCGCCTGCCCCCGGATGTGACCCGGCTGACCGCCTCCATCCGGTTGTCCATCGAGGCGCAATACCGCGGCTGGGAACTGACCAAGGTTCGGCTGTACACCGACGGGAGCCGTCGGGTTCTGTTGCGCCGCAAGAAGATCCGGCCGAATCCGCTGGCCGACCAGGTGGTGGGTCTGTAG
- a CDS encoding YncE family protein: MPHHVTPALRGFAVAATAVALLTGCSGDNTVTPETIPVGTAADSPPPAVTPAGQVRAVDGDPQAVIVDGDVGPVVLIGSESLRLLDADAAITLPAPATALTADGAGRALLATRGGYLSVDLDARSAERVAVDGQADTEFTAIIRRGDGTLVLGSADGTVFTLDGASAVRRSAKRFARVDALAVQGDTAFVLDRGQTSVTEITPDGKVGQALRAGEGATTMAADAAGRVLVTDTRGEELLVFSADPLIMRQRYPVHASPYGVAGSAGLVWVSTTANNQVVGYDLSTGIPVEKVRYPTVRQPNLLAYDDDADTLYVVSTDGGGAQVITNAAERP, encoded by the coding sequence TTGCCCCACCACGTGACGCCCGCGCTGCGCGGGTTCGCCGTCGCAGCGACCGCGGTGGCGCTGCTGACCGGGTGCTCGGGCGACAACACCGTCACGCCCGAAACGATCCCGGTGGGCACCGCCGCGGACTCCCCGCCCCCGGCGGTGACGCCGGCCGGCCAGGTGCGCGCCGTCGACGGCGATCCGCAGGCGGTGATCGTCGACGGCGATGTCGGCCCGGTCGTGCTGATCGGGTCGGAATCGCTGCGGCTGCTCGACGCGGACGCCGCCATCACGCTGCCCGCCCCGGCGACCGCGCTGACCGCCGACGGCGCCGGCCGGGCGCTGCTGGCCACCCGCGGCGGCTATCTCAGCGTTGACCTGGACGCGCGCAGCGCCGAGCGGGTGGCCGTCGACGGCCAAGCCGACACCGAGTTCACCGCGATCATCCGGCGCGGCGACGGCACGCTGGTGCTCGGCAGCGCCGACGGCACGGTGTTCACCCTGGACGGCGCCTCGGCGGTGCGCCGCTCGGCCAAGCGGTTCGCGCGGGTGGACGCGCTGGCTGTCCAGGGCGACACCGCGTTCGTGCTGGACCGCGGGCAGACGTCGGTCACCGAGATCACTCCGGACGGCAAGGTGGGCCAGGCGCTGCGGGCCGGGGAGGGCGCCACCACCATGGCCGCCGACGCCGCCGGCCGGGTGCTGGTCACCGACACCCGCGGCGAGGAGCTGCTGGTGTTCAGCGCGGACCCGCTGATCATGCGTCAGCGCTATCCGGTGCACGCCTCGCCGTATGGGGTGGCCGGCTCGGCGGGACTGGTGTGGGTGTCGACCACGGCGAACAATCAGGTTGTTGGCTACGATCTGTCCACCGGTATCCCCGTCGAGAAGGTGCGTTATCCGACCGTGCGCCAACCGAATCTGCTCGCCTACGACGACGACGCCGACACTCTGTACGTGGTGTCGACCGATGGCGGCGGCGCGCAGGTGATCACCAACGCGGCGGAGCGCCCGTGA
- a CDS encoding undecaprenyl-diphosphate phosphatase gives MSWLQVIVLSVVQGLTEFLPISSSGHLAIVSRLFFGADAGASFTAVSQLGTEAAVLVYFAKDIIRIVRAWFAGLADKARRDVDYRMGWFVIIGTIPICVLGLLFKDQIRSGARNLWLVAAALIVFALVIALAERVGRQTRHAENLTWKDAVTVGFAQCLALVPGVSRSGATISAGLFLNVDRELAARFGFLLAIPAVFASGLFSLPDAFSPVTEGMSATGAQLLVSVLITFVVGYAAISWFLKFLVSHSMYWFVGYRIILGVTVMILLGTGVLAAS, from the coding sequence ATGTCGTGGCTCCAGGTGATCGTGCTCTCGGTGGTGCAGGGGCTCACCGAGTTCCTGCCGATCTCCTCCTCGGGCCACCTGGCGATCGTGTCCCGGCTGTTCTTCGGCGCCGACGCCGGCGCGTCGTTCACCGCGGTGTCCCAGCTGGGCACCGAGGCTGCGGTGCTGGTCTACTTCGCCAAGGACATCATCCGGATCGTGCGGGCCTGGTTCGCCGGCCTGGCCGACAAGGCCCGCCGCGACGTCGACTACCGGATGGGCTGGTTCGTCATCATCGGCACCATCCCGATCTGCGTGCTCGGACTGCTGTTCAAGGACCAGATCCGTTCCGGGGCCCGCAACCTGTGGCTGGTGGCCGCCGCCCTGATCGTGTTCGCGCTGGTCATCGCGCTGGCCGAGCGGGTCGGCCGACAAACCCGGCACGCGGAGAACCTCACCTGGAAGGACGCCGTCACCGTCGGCTTCGCCCAGTGCCTGGCCCTGGTGCCCGGGGTGTCGCGCTCCGGCGCGACCATCAGCGCCGGGCTGTTCTTGAACGTGGACCGCGAGCTGGCCGCCCGGTTCGGCTTCCTGCTGGCGATCCCGGCGGTGTTCGCATCCGGATTGTTCTCGCTGCCCGACGCGTTCAGCCCGGTCACCGAGGGGATGAGCGCCACCGGCGCGCAACTGCTGGTGTCGGTGCTGATCACCTTTGTCGTCGGCTACGCCGCCATCTCCTGGTTCCTGAAGTTCCTGGTCAGCCACAGCATGTACTGGTTCGTCGGCTACCGGATCATCCTCGGGGTGACGGTGATGATCCTGCTCGGCACGGGTGTGCTGGCGGCGTCGTGA
- a CDS encoding histidine phosphatase family protein, whose protein sequence is MTVILLRHGRSTANTAHTLAGRAEGVDLDEHGLAQAAGVVDRLAGLPVEALVRSPLLRCARTLEPLAAALGLTPQVEDRLAEVDYGDWTGRGIGELVSEPLWAVVQQQPSAAVFPGGESLAAVQTRAVAAVRQHDARLSGAAGRDVLWVACTHGDVIKSVLADALGTHLDSFQRIVADPASMSVVRYTPHRPFVVHINHTGPALAGALSRPPQAPPAPDGDAVVGGGAG, encoded by the coding sequence GTGACCGTCATCCTGCTGCGGCACGGCCGCTCCACCGCGAACACCGCGCACACCCTGGCCGGCCGCGCCGAGGGGGTGGACCTCGACGAGCACGGGCTGGCCCAGGCCGCCGGCGTCGTCGACCGGCTGGCCGGCCTGCCCGTCGAGGCGCTGGTCCGCTCACCGCTGCTGCGCTGCGCCCGGACCCTGGAGCCGCTGGCCGCCGCGCTGGGCCTGACGCCGCAGGTCGAGGACCGACTCGCCGAGGTCGACTACGGCGATTGGACCGGGCGCGGCATCGGCGAGCTGGTCTCCGAGCCGCTGTGGGCGGTGGTGCAGCAGCAGCCCAGCGCCGCGGTGTTTCCCGGCGGCGAATCGCTGGCGGCGGTGCAGACCCGCGCGGTGGCTGCGGTCCGCCAACACGACGCCCGGCTGTCGGGCGCCGCCGGTCGCGACGTGCTGTGGGTCGCCTGCACGCACGGCGACGTCATCAAATCGGTGCTGGCCGACGCGCTCGGCACGCACCTGGACAGTTTTCAGCGCATCGTCGCCGACCCGGCCTCGATGAGCGTGGTGCGCTACACCCCGCACCGGCCGTTCGTCGTGCACATCAACCACACCGGCCCGGCGCTGGCCGGCGCGCTGTCCCGGCCGCCGCAGGCGCCGCCCGCTCCGGACGGCGACGCCGTGGTCGGCGGCGGCGCCGGGTAG
- a CDS encoding DUF3090 domain-containing protein — MARAIHVFRTPDRFVAGTVGEPGNRTFYLQAVHDARVVSVMLEKQQVAVLADRIGALLAEVNRRFGTPLPPEADEIDDLDPLVVPVESEFRVGTMGLGWDAEANSVVVELLAVTDAEFDASVVLEDTDDGPDAVRVFLSPESARQFAARSARVIAAGRPPCPLCAEPLEADGHICVRTNGYRRAAFGSGDEPLD, encoded by the coding sequence ATGGCCCGCGCAATCCACGTCTTCCGCACCCCGGACCGCTTCGTCGCCGGAACCGTCGGCGAGCCCGGCAACCGCACCTTCTACCTGCAGGCCGTGCACGACGCCCGGGTGGTGTCGGTGATGTTGGAGAAGCAGCAGGTCGCGGTGCTGGCCGACCGGATCGGGGCGCTGCTGGCCGAGGTGAACCGCCGGTTCGGCACCCCGCTGCCGCCGGAGGCCGACGAGATCGACGACCTCGACCCGCTGGTCGTCCCGGTCGAATCGGAGTTCCGGGTCGGCACCATGGGGCTGGGCTGGGACGCCGAGGCCAATTCGGTGGTGGTGGAACTGCTGGCCGTCACCGACGCCGAATTCGACGCCTCGGTGGTGCTGGAGGACACCGACGACGGGCCGGACGCGGTGCGGGTGTTCCTCAGCCCGGAATCGGCGCGGCAGTTCGCCGCCCGTTCCGCCCGGGTGATCGCCGCCGGCCGTCCGCCCTGCCCGCTGTGCGCCGAACCACTGGAGGCCGACGGGCACATCTGCGTTCGGACCAACGGCTACCGCCGGGCGGCGTTCGGGTCCGGCGATGAGCCACTCGACTGA
- a CDS encoding SCO1664 family protein translates to MSHSTDLLARGELRVLGRIRSASNATLLCEAELDGATAHCVYKPIAGEAPLWDFPDGVLAGREFATYLISRRLGWNLVPHTVLRDGPAGPGMAQLWIHRSGDPFAGEAEPAADPGPDPVDLFAVDAVPDGYLPVLAAYDPDGNEVLLAHADDPDLRRMAVFDVLVNNADRKGGHVLRGVDGRLYGVDHGLCLHAEDKLRTVLWGWAGRRVDDADLAAVAELAEDSGFGEELAEHLTDDEVAALAGRVAGLLENPVLPGPEGRRRPIPWPAF, encoded by the coding sequence ATGAGCCACTCGACTGACCTGCTGGCCCGCGGCGAGTTGCGGGTGCTGGGCCGGATCCGCTCGGCCAGCAACGCCACCCTGTTGTGCGAGGCCGAGCTGGACGGCGCCACCGCGCACTGCGTCTACAAACCGATCGCCGGGGAAGCCCCACTGTGGGACTTCCCCGACGGCGTGCTGGCCGGCCGAGAGTTCGCGACCTACCTCATCTCCCGTCGGCTGGGCTGGAACCTGGTGCCGCACACCGTGTTACGCGACGGACCGGCCGGACCCGGAATGGCGCAGCTGTGGATCCACCGCAGCGGCGACCCGTTCGCCGGGGAAGCCGAACCCGCCGCCGACCCCGGCCCGGACCCGGTGGACCTGTTCGCCGTCGACGCGGTGCCCGACGGCTACCTGCCGGTGCTGGCCGCCTACGACCCGGACGGCAACGAGGTGCTGCTGGCGCACGCCGACGACCCCGACCTGCGCCGGATGGCGGTGTTCGACGTGCTGGTCAACAACGCCGACCGCAAGGGCGGTCACGTGCTGCGCGGCGTCGACGGCCGGCTCTACGGCGTCGACCACGGCCTGTGCCTGCACGCGGAGGACAAACTGCGCACCGTGCTGTGGGGGTGGGCCGGCCGGCGCGTCGACGACGCAGACCTCGCGGCGGTGGCCGAGCTCGCCGAGGACAGCGGCTTCGGCGAAGAGTTGGCCGAGCACCTGACCGACGACGAGGTCGCCGCGCTGGCCGGACGGGTCGCCGGCCTGCTGGAGAACCCGGTGTTGCCCGGCCCCGAGGGCCGCCGGCGCCCGATTCCCTGGCCGGCGTTTTAG
- a CDS encoding META domain-containing protein: MAGAGVLMCAAVLGGCAGAGQAETPALAGSSWELVSIESMDDTQGVTEIPDPAKFTVAFGADGRAAFRLDCNQGGGSWEADPAEGESGALTFGPIASTLMACPPPSLDGRVSTELSNVTGYLFADDQLHLSTKYDGSILHWRAAPA; encoded by the coding sequence GTGGCAGGAGCCGGTGTGTTGATGTGCGCCGCGGTGCTCGGCGGCTGCGCCGGCGCCGGCCAGGCCGAGACCCCAGCGCTGGCCGGCAGTTCGTGGGAGCTGGTGTCCATCGAGTCGATGGACGACACCCAGGGCGTCACCGAGATCCCGGATCCGGCGAAGTTCACCGTCGCCTTCGGCGCGGACGGGCGGGCGGCGTTCCGGCTGGACTGCAATCAAGGTGGCGGCTCGTGGGAGGCCGATCCGGCCGAGGGCGAGTCCGGCGCCCTGACGTTCGGGCCGATCGCGTCGACGCTGATGGCCTGCCCACCGCCATCGCTGGACGGGCGGGTGTCCACCGAACTGTCGAACGTCACCGGTTACCTGTTCGCCGACGATCAGCTGCACCTGTCGACCAAGTACGACGGCTCGATCCTGCACTGGCGGGCTGCCCCGGCCTAG
- a CDS encoding 3'(2'),5'-bisphosphate nucleotidase CysQ, with translation MGPAELSDVELAADLAADAGRLLLAVRDELGFDQPWELGDAGDARANARILARLREHRPNDAVLSEESPDNPARLASDRVWIVDPVDGTRQYSLPGHRDWAVHIALWQRVGGPDGSITDAAVALPAFDEVYRTDTVTAGPPRGDGPIRITASSSRPPAVLYKVAEQCDVELVRIGSAGAKAMAVVRGDVDAYVHAGGQWEWDSAAPAGVVLAAGLHASRLDGSPMRYNRPDPYLPDLLMCRPELASTLLAAINR, from the coding sequence GTGGGCCCCGCCGAACTCAGCGACGTCGAGCTGGCCGCCGACCTGGCGGCCGACGCCGGCCGGTTGCTGCTCGCGGTCCGCGACGAGCTGGGCTTCGACCAGCCGTGGGAGCTCGGCGACGCCGGCGACGCGCGCGCCAATGCCCGCATCCTGGCCCGGCTGCGCGAGCATCGCCCGAACGACGCGGTGCTGAGCGAGGAGTCGCCGGACAACCCGGCCCGGCTGGCCTCAGACCGGGTGTGGATCGTGGACCCGGTCGACGGGACCCGGCAGTACTCGCTGCCCGGTCACCGCGACTGGGCCGTGCACATCGCGCTGTGGCAGCGGGTCGGCGGCCCGGACGGCTCGATCACCGACGCCGCGGTCGCGCTGCCGGCCTTCGACGAGGTGTACCGCACCGACACGGTGACCGCCGGCCCGCCGCGCGGCGACGGGCCCATCCGGATCACCGCGTCGTCGTCGCGGCCCCCGGCGGTGCTGTACAAGGTCGCCGAGCAGTGCGACGTCGAGCTGGTCCGGATCGGTTCGGCCGGCGCCAAGGCGATGGCCGTGGTCCGCGGCGACGTCGACGCCTACGTGCACGCCGGCGGGCAGTGGGAGTGGGATTCGGCGGCGCCGGCCGGGGTGGTGCTGGCCGCCGGGCTGCACGCCAGCCGGCTGGACGGCTCACCGATGCGCTACAACCGCCCCGACCCCTACCTGCCGGATCTGCTGATGTGCCGACCGGAGTTGGCGTCGACCCTGCTGGCGGCCATCAACCGCTGA
- the mshC gene encoding cysteine--1-D-myo-inosityl 2-amino-2-deoxy-alpha-D-glucopyranoside ligase has translation MRSWPAVDVPALPGNGPQLRLYDSADRQVRPVSPGPLATMYVCGITPYDATHLGHAATYLTFDLVYRVLLDSGHDVRYVQNVTDVDDPLFERAARDGIDWRALGDRETQLFRDDMAALRVLPPHDYVAATETIDEVVGLTEKLLAAGAAYVVDDPQHPDVYYRVGATDWFGYESGLDRAQMMELFAERGGDPDRPGKADPLDALLWRAVRPGEPSWDSPFGPGRPGWHVECSAIALNRLGVGFDIQGGGVDLVFPHHEFSAAHAECATSSRRFARHYTHAGMIGWQGHKMSKSRGNLVLVSQLRAQGVDPGAIRLGLFAGHYRDDRSWSDELLEQALIQLDRWRAAAALPAGPDIADLLARLRRYLADDLNTPMALAAVDGWVTDALDYGGPDPGAPGMLATCVDALLGVRL, from the coding sequence ATGCGGTCTTGGCCAGCAGTCGACGTTCCAGCCCTGCCGGGAAACGGTCCGCAGCTACGGCTTTACGACAGCGCCGACCGTCAGGTCCGCCCGGTGTCGCCCGGCCCGCTGGCCACCATGTACGTCTGCGGCATCACCCCCTACGACGCCACCCACCTCGGCCACGCCGCCACCTATCTGACCTTCGACCTGGTCTACCGGGTGCTGCTGGACTCCGGGCACGACGTGCGTTACGTGCAGAACGTCACCGACGTCGACGACCCGCTGTTCGAGCGGGCCGCCCGCGACGGCATCGACTGGCGCGCCCTCGGCGACCGGGAGACGCAGTTGTTCCGCGACGATATGGCCGCGCTGCGGGTGCTGCCGCCGCATGACTACGTCGCCGCCACCGAAACCATCGACGAGGTCGTCGGGCTCACCGAGAAGTTGCTGGCCGCCGGCGCGGCGTACGTCGTCGACGACCCGCAGCACCCGGATGTGTACTACCGGGTCGGGGCCACCGACTGGTTCGGCTACGAGTCCGGCCTGGACCGCGCGCAGATGATGGAGCTGTTCGCCGAGCGTGGCGGCGACCCGGACCGGCCCGGCAAGGCCGACCCGCTGGACGCGCTGCTGTGGCGGGCGGTCCGCCCCGGCGAGCCGAGCTGGGATTCCCCGTTCGGCCCCGGCCGGCCCGGCTGGCACGTCGAATGCTCGGCGATCGCGCTGAACCGGCTCGGTGTCGGATTCGACATCCAGGGCGGAGGGGTGGATCTGGTGTTCCCGCACCACGAGTTCTCCGCCGCGCACGCCGAATGCGCGACGTCGTCGCGGCGCTTCGCCCGGCACTACACGCACGCCGGCATGATCGGCTGGCAGGGCCACAAGATGAGCAAGAGCCGGGGGAACCTGGTGCTGGTCTCGCAGCTGCGGGCCCAGGGCGTGGACCCCGGCGCGATCCGGCTGGGGCTGTTCGCCGGGCACTACCGGGACGACCGGTCCTGGAGCGACGAGCTGCTGGAACAGGCGCTGATCCAGCTGGACCGCTGGCGGGCGGCGGCCGCGCTGCCGGCCGGACCCGACATCGCCGACCTGCTGGCCCGGCTGCGCCGCTACCTGGCCGATGATCTGAACACCCCGATGGCGCTGGCCGCCGTCGATGGCTGGGTCACCGACGCGCTGGACTACGGCGGACCCGACCCGGGCGCCCCGGGCATGCTGGCCACGTGCGTCGACGCCCTGCTCGGGGTGCGGCTGTGA
- a CDS encoding patatin-like phospholipase family protein codes for MSAEELFADLVLAGGGVKGISLVGAAAALIDAGYAPQRISGTSAGALVGAVLAAAAAAGPIQVEQLEQLALEVDYASFLDQSALEKVPLLGPAWGVLSGDGIYRGDALHAWVTRQLDAYGVRTFADLAIDDPSLPPEQRYRLVVTVADVSLGQLVRLPWDYGRIYGLDPDEQLVADAVRASTAIPFFYKPATLTRPDGGESTLVDGGLLANYPIYSFDRPDREPPRWPTFGVVLMPPLPDRNEEVFPALKLLHKVRPPTLLEKVVTTMLVGHDQTKLAMPWVAARTIRVDTSDVGVLEFDLTEQQKAALYHSGYAAGREFLSGWDFDDYRRRYR; via the coding sequence GTGAGCGCCGAGGAGTTGTTCGCGGACCTGGTGCTTGCCGGCGGCGGGGTGAAGGGCATCTCGTTGGTTGGCGCGGCCGCCGCGCTGATCGACGCCGGCTACGCCCCGCAGCGCATCTCCGGAACCTCGGCGGGCGCGCTGGTCGGCGCGGTGCTGGCGGCCGCGGCCGCGGCGGGCCCGATCCAGGTCGAGCAGCTGGAGCAACTGGCGCTGGAAGTCGACTACGCCTCCTTCCTGGACCAGTCGGCGCTGGAGAAGGTCCCGCTGCTGGGGCCGGCGTGGGGGGTGCTGTCCGGGGACGGCATCTACCGCGGTGACGCCCTGCACGCCTGGGTGACGCGACAGCTCGACGCGTACGGGGTGCGCACCTTCGCCGACCTGGCCATCGACGATCCGAGCCTGCCGCCCGAGCAGCGCTACCGGCTGGTGGTGACCGTCGCCGACGTCAGCCTGGGCCAGCTGGTCCGGCTGCCCTGGGACTACGGCCGCATCTACGGCCTCGACCCCGACGAGCAGCTGGTCGCCGACGCGGTGCGCGCCTCCACCGCCATCCCGTTCTTCTACAAGCCGGCGACCCTGACCCGCCCCGACGGCGGCGAGTCGACGCTGGTCGACGGCGGGCTGCTGGCCAACTATCCGATCTACTCCTTCGACCGGCCGGACCGTGAGCCGCCCCGCTGGCCGACGTTCGGGGTGGTGCTGATGCCGCCGCTGCCCGATCGCAACGAAGAGGTGTTCCCGGCGCTGAAGCTGCTGCACAAGGTGCGCCCGCCGACGCTGTTGGAGAAGGTGGTCACCACCATGCTGGTCGGGCACGACCAGACCAAGCTCGCCATGCCGTGGGTGGCCGCGCGGACCATCCGGGTGGACACCTCGGATGTGGGGGTGCTGGAGTTCGACCTGACCGAGCAGCAGAAGGCGGCGCTGTATCACTCCGGCTACGCCGCGGGCCGGGAGTTCTTGTCCGGCTGGGACTTTGACGATTACCGGAGGCGTTACCGGTAG
- a CDS encoding CsbD family protein has protein sequence MSEQNSGPAEGIKGVLEGIKGKAKEVAGAVSGREDLEREGRAQQDKAEHERDAAKHEAQAEKERAQAEVDEARQRANQ, from the coding sequence ATGAGCGAGCAGAATTCCGGTCCGGCCGAAGGCATCAAGGGCGTCCTCGAAGGCATCAAGGGCAAGGCCAAGGAGGTCGCCGGCGCGGTCAGCGGCCGCGAAGACCTGGAACGTGAAGGCCGCGCTCAGCAGGACAAGGCCGAGCACGAGCGTGACGCCGCCAAGCACGAGGCTCAGGCAGAGAAGGAACGCGCCCAGGCCGAGGTCGACGAGGCCCGGCAGCGCGCCAACCAGTAA